One stretch of Bombina bombina isolate aBomBom1 chromosome 7, aBomBom1.pri, whole genome shotgun sequence DNA includes these proteins:
- the KLF15 gene encoding Krueppel-like factor 15, translating to MVDHLPYTDESFSHPHSTVGFTTEMLMEERSYQMLPSPMSEDDSDSSSFRSCSSPESQVLSSSYGSTCSVESQDSILDYLLSHTSLSTTSTVWWDKHRQQSMVKEEIYKVPEFGVDMEETSSFHPTLDEIEEFLEENMKSDFKDGSHHNSQELRNCGDQHKEETAESNNMNENTCEQRNNQLQAEQNAKNSSALAVEGGIPVILQIQPIEIKQESNVGQVSPSQFPDNIKVAQLLVNIQGQTFALVPQLVQSSNLSSKFVRIAPVPIAAKPLGPGGIIQGHSGIMVGQKFQKNPATELIKMHKCTFQGCTKMYTKSSHLKAHLRRHTGEKPFACTWPGCGWRFSRSDELSRHRRSHSGVKPYQCAVCEKKFARSDHLSKHIKVHRFPRSSRATRLSN from the exons ATGGTGGATCATTTGCCTTACACAGATGAAAGCTTCTCACACCCTCACTCTACCGTTGGATTCACAACAGAAATGTTAATGGAAGAGCGTAGTTATCAAATGCTGCCATCCCCTATGTCTGAGGATGACAGTGACTCTTCCAGCTTTCGCTCTTGTTCCAGTCCAGAGTCCCAAGTGCTGAGCTCCAGCTATGGCAGCACTTGCAGTGTGGAGAGTCAGGACAGTATCTTAGACTATCTTCTCTCACACACATCACTGAGCACCACTTCTACTGTGTGGTGGGATAAACACAGGCAGCAGTCCATGGTCAAAGAGGAGATCTACAAGGTCCCAGAGTTTGGTGTAGACATGGAGGAGACATCTTCATTTCACCCAACTCTGGATGAGATTGAAGAGTTTCTAGAGGAGAACATGAAAAGTGACTTTAAAGATGGGTCTCATCACAATAGCCAGGAACTAAGAAATTGTGGTGACCAACATAAGGAAGAAACTGCTGAAAGCAATAACATGAATGAGAATACATGTGAGCAAAGAAACAATCAATTGCAGGCAGAACAAAATGCTAAAAACTCCAGTGCACTAGCTGTTGAAGGCGGAATTCCTGTCATCCTTCAAATACAACCTATAGAGATCAAACAGGAGTCAAATGTCGGTCAGGTTTCCCCGTCACAGTTTCCAGACAACATTAAAGTTGCACAACTTCTGGTCAACATTCAAGGGCAGACGTTTGCTCTAGTCCCACAACTTGTTCAGTCATCAAACTTATCCTCTAAGTTTGTCCGCATAGCTCCGGTGCCTATTGCTGCTAAACCCTTGGGCCCCGGGGGCATTATTCAAGGTCATTCTGGAATAATGGTGGGACAGAAGTTCCAAAAGAATCCAGCCACAGAACTTATAAAAATGCACAAGTGTACTTTCCAAGGATGCACCAAGATGTACACTAAGAGCAGTCACCTTAAAGCCCACTTGAGAAGACACACGGGTGAAAAACCGTTTGCCTGTACGTGGCCAGGATGTGGGTGGCG GTTTTCCAGGTCAGACGAGCTGTCTCGGCACCGCCGCTCACATTCTGGGGTGAAGCCTTACCAGTGTGCTGTCTGTGAGAAGAAATTCGCCCGCAGTGACCACCTGTCTAAACACATTAAAGTGCACAGATTCCCTCGGAGCAGCCGCGCCACACGCTTATCAAACTGA